The Lichenihabitans psoromatis genome contains a region encoding:
- the queC gene encoding 7-cyano-7-deazaguanine synthase QueC, with protein MAEHALVLFSGGQDSTTCLAWALDRFDHVETIGFDYGQRHRIELDVRAPVLDALRLRFPVWGEKLGQDHMIDLAVLGQVSDTALTRDVDMAMQTNGLPNTFVPGRNLMFLTFAAAVAYRRGAKHLVTGVCETDYSGYPDCRDDTMKAMQLALNLGMESRFVVHTPLMWIDKAATWATARDLGGEPLVDLVRTESHTCYAGDRTHWHDWGFGCGHCPACDLRAKGWDKFRIEAV; from the coding sequence ATGGCTGAACACGCTCTCGTTCTCTTCTCCGGCGGGCAGGATTCGACCACCTGCTTGGCCTGGGCGCTGGACCGTTTCGATCATGTCGAGACGATCGGCTTCGATTATGGCCAGCGTCACCGCATCGAACTCGACGTGCGAGCGCCCGTGCTCGACGCGCTGCGGCTGCGCTTCCCGGTCTGGGGCGAGAAACTCGGCCAGGATCACATGATCGATCTCGCGGTGCTCGGGCAGGTCAGCGACACCGCTTTGACGCGCGACGTCGACATGGCGATGCAGACAAACGGCCTGCCCAACACCTTCGTGCCCGGCCGCAACCTCATGTTTCTGACCTTCGCTGCGGCGGTGGCCTACCGGCGCGGCGCCAAGCACCTCGTGACCGGCGTCTGCGAGACAGATTATTCCGGTTATCCCGACTGCCGCGACGACACGATGAAAGCCATGCAACTTGCGCTCAACCTAGGCATGGAGAGCCGGTTCGTCGTCCACACACCGCTGATGTGGATCGACAAGGCCGCCACCTGGGCGACGGCGCGGGATCTCGGCGGCGAGCCGTTGGTCGATCTCGTCCGCACCGAAAGCCACACCTGTTACGCGGGCGATCGCACCCATTGGCACGATTGGGGCTTCGGCTGCGGCCATTGTCCCGCCTGCG